Proteins encoded within one genomic window of Mycolicibacterium monacense:
- the truB gene encoding tRNA pseudouridine(55) synthase TruB — protein MSGAGVGGGIVIVDKPAGMTSHDVVGRCRRIFGTRKVGHAGTLDPMATGVLVVGIDRATKLLGLLTATDKSYEATIRLGQTTTTEDAEGDVVETTPATGITDEQIGHAVAALRGEIDQVPSAVSAIKVGGQRAYKLAREGQTIELAARRVRIDRFEVLAIRRVDGFVDVDVAVDCSSGTYIRALARDVGDTLGVGGHLTALRRTRVGRFGLDEAYPLDALADEPRLSHSLDEACLLSFPHRDLTPAEAESTRHGRALAPAGIDGVYAAAAPDGSVLALLEDGPQRTKSVVVLRPATL, from the coding sequence GTGAGCGGTGCGGGGGTGGGCGGCGGCATCGTCATCGTCGACAAACCCGCAGGCATGACCAGCCACGACGTGGTCGGCCGGTGCCGGCGGATCTTCGGCACCCGCAAGGTCGGTCACGCGGGCACGCTCGACCCGATGGCCACGGGGGTGCTCGTCGTCGGCATCGACCGCGCCACCAAACTGCTCGGGCTGCTCACCGCGACCGACAAGTCCTACGAGGCGACCATCCGGCTCGGGCAGACGACGACGACCGAGGACGCCGAAGGCGACGTCGTCGAGACCACACCGGCGACCGGGATCACCGACGAGCAGATCGGACACGCGGTCGCAGCGCTGCGCGGGGAGATCGACCAGGTGCCCTCTGCGGTCAGTGCCATCAAGGTGGGCGGCCAGCGCGCCTACAAGCTCGCGCGGGAGGGGCAGACGATAGAACTGGCGGCCCGGCGGGTGCGCATCGACCGTTTCGAGGTGCTCGCGATCCGCCGGGTGGACGGGTTCGTCGACGTTGACGTCGCGGTGGACTGTTCCAGCGGCACCTACATCCGCGCTCTGGCCCGTGATGTCGGCGACACGCTCGGGGTCGGCGGGCATTTGACCGCGCTGCGCCGCACCCGGGTGGGACGGTTCGGGCTCGACGAGGCGTACCCGCTGGATGCACTGGCCGACGAACCGCGGCTGAGCCATTCGCTGGACGAGGCGTGTCTGCTGTCGTTCCCGCACCGCGACCTGACCCCCGCGGAGGCGGAGTCCACCCGGCACGGGCGGGCGCTGGCGCCGGCGGGGATCGACGGCGTCTACGCGGCCGCCGCGCCGGACGGATCGGTTCTCGCGCTGCTCGAGGACGGACCGCAACGGACGAAATCGGTGGTGGTCCTCCGCCCGGCCACCCTTTAG
- the pptT gene encoding 4'-phosphopantetheinyl transferase PptT, which yields MSPQVTLLPEVLGDKAVSAERYDDPPDIAPLPEEEPLIARSVAKRRNEFVTVRFCAREALGELGLPPVPILKGDKGEPCWPDGVVGSLTHCEGFRGAAVARRGDARSIGIDAEPHGVLPKGVLDAISLPAERSALAALPGGLHWDRILFCAKEATYKAWFPLTHRWLGFEDAHITFDVDGSGQTGRFVSKVLVDPAAESGPPLSTLEGRWSVRDGLALTAIVL from the coding sequence ATGAGCCCGCAGGTGACGCTGCTGCCGGAGGTGTTGGGGGACAAGGCCGTCTCCGCTGAACGCTACGACGATCCGCCCGACATCGCGCCGCTGCCCGAAGAGGAACCGTTGATCGCGCGCTCGGTCGCCAAGCGCCGCAACGAGTTCGTGACCGTACGGTTCTGCGCGCGCGAAGCGCTCGGCGAACTCGGCCTCCCTCCGGTGCCGATTCTCAAGGGAGACAAGGGCGAACCGTGTTGGCCCGACGGGGTGGTGGGCAGCCTCACCCATTGCGAGGGCTTTCGCGGTGCCGCCGTCGCCCGCCGCGGTGACGCGCGCTCGATCGGGATCGACGCCGAACCGCACGGCGTGTTGCCCAAGGGTGTCCTCGACGCGATCAGCCTGCCCGCCGAGCGCAGCGCACTGGCGGCGCTGCCCGGCGGCCTGCACTGGGACCGGATCCTGTTCTGCGCCAAGGAGGCCACCTACAAGGCCTGGTTCCCGCTGACGCATCGATGGCTCGGCTTCGAGGATGCCCACATCACCTTCGACGTCGACGGGTCCGGGCAGACCGGACGGTTCGTCTCCAAGGTGCTCGTCGATCCGGCCGCCGAATCCGGTCCGCCGCTGAGCACCCTGGAGGGCCGGTGGTCGGTGCGTGACGGGCTGGCGCTGACGGCGATCGTGCTGTGA
- a CDS encoding metallophosphoesterase family protein, which yields MATHQNSRDRRPVLWAISDLHTGHTGNKPVTESLYPSSPDDWLIVAGDVGERTDEIRWALDLLRKRFAKVIWVPGNHELWTTSKDPMQIFGRSRYDYLVTMCDEMGIVTPEHPFPVWTEEGGPATIVPMFLLYDYSFLPPGTASKAEGLALARERNVVGTDEFLLSAEPYATRDAWCRDRVDFTRKRLEDLDWMTPTIQVNHFPMVREPCEAMFYPEFSLWCGTTATADWHTRYNASCSVYGHLHIPRTTWYDDVRFEEVSVGYPREWRRRKPYRWLRQILPEPRYPTGYLNEFGGHFQITQEMRENAAKMQERIRARRG from the coding sequence GTGGCGACTCACCAGAACTCCCGCGACCGGCGACCGGTGCTGTGGGCGATCAGCGACCTGCACACGGGTCACACCGGGAACAAGCCGGTCACCGAGTCGCTCTATCCCTCCTCCCCGGACGACTGGCTGATCGTCGCCGGTGACGTCGGGGAGCGCACCGACGAGATCCGCTGGGCGCTGGACCTGCTGCGGAAGCGTTTCGCGAAGGTGATCTGGGTGCCGGGAAACCACGAGCTGTGGACGACGAGCAAGGATCCGATGCAGATCTTCGGCCGCTCGCGCTACGACTACCTGGTCACGATGTGTGACGAGATGGGCATCGTGACCCCGGAGCACCCCTTCCCGGTGTGGACCGAGGAGGGTGGTCCCGCCACGATCGTGCCGATGTTCCTGCTGTACGACTACAGCTTTTTGCCGCCGGGCACCGCGTCCAAGGCCGAGGGGCTGGCCCTGGCCCGCGAACGCAACGTCGTCGGCACCGACGAGTTCCTGCTGTCCGCCGAGCCCTACGCCACCCGGGACGCCTGGTGCCGCGACCGGGTCGACTTCACCCGCAAGCGTCTCGAGGATCTCGACTGGATGACGCCGACGATCCAGGTGAACCACTTCCCGATGGTGCGCGAACCCTGTGAGGCGATGTTCTACCCGGAGTTCTCGCTGTGGTGCGGTACGACGGCGACCGCGGACTGGCACACCCGGTACAACGCGTCGTGTTCGGTGTACGGCCATCTGCACATTCCGCGCACCACCTGGTACGACGACGTGCGCTTCGAAGAGGTGTCGGTCGGCTATCCGCGAGAATGGCGGCGCCGCAAGCCGTATCGATGGCTGCGCCAGATCCTGCCCGAGCCGAGGTACCCGACCGGCTACCTCAACGAATTCGGCGGCCACTTCCAGATCACCCAGGAGATGCGGGAGAACGCCGCGAAGATGCAGGAGCGGATCAGGGCGAGGCGCGGATGA
- a CDS encoding DUF3558 domain-containing protein: MAAKLRVLSALCALFAAVMVVIATNPTGESATGRVDLRSTFLPLTGSTTIKYPVVETVDPSPFDPCRDIPFDVVQRAGLAYTPPAPEDALRCKYDAGNYQMTIEAFVWRTYEETLPPDAVQLDIAGHRAAQYWIMKPTDWNNRWWTTCAVAFDTSYGVIQQVLFYSPIYSQPDVDCMQTNLQKAHELAPHYIY, encoded by the coding sequence ATGGCCGCCAAGCTGAGAGTGCTCTCGGCGTTGTGTGCGCTGTTCGCGGCGGTCATGGTGGTGATCGCGACCAACCCGACGGGTGAATCGGCCACCGGCCGGGTCGACCTGCGCTCGACGTTCCTGCCGCTGACCGGATCGACGACCATCAAGTACCCGGTGGTCGAAACCGTCGACCCGTCACCGTTCGACCCGTGCCGCGACATCCCGTTCGACGTCGTCCAGCGGGCCGGCCTGGCCTACACGCCGCCTGCCCCGGAGGACGCGCTGCGCTGCAAGTACGACGCGGGCAACTACCAGATGACCATCGAGGCATTCGTCTGGCGGACCTACGAGGAGACCCTGCCGCCCGACGCCGTCCAACTCGACATCGCCGGTCACCGGGCCGCGCAGTACTGGATCATGAAGCCCACCGACTGGAACAACCGGTGGTGGACCACCTGCGCGGTCGCGTTCGACACCAGCTACGGCGTCATCCAGCAGGTGCTGTTCTACTCGCCGATCTACTCGCAGCCCGACGTCGACTGCATGCAGACCAACCTGCAGAAGGCGCACGAACTGGCGCCGCACTACATCTACTGA
- a CDS encoding CocE/NonD family hydrolase — MTSTGPAVLRRSVGNAISRLLSVPSHTSGFAVERGVRVPMRDGVDLIADHYIPDTPTASGTLLVRGPYGRGWPFSLLFAVVYATRGYHVVVQSVRGTFGSGGEFTPMVHEKDDGADTAAWLREQPWFTGSFATVGLSYLGFTQWALLTDPPPELKAAVIAVGPHDFRASSWGTGSFSLNDFLGWSDMVARQEDTRGIAALIRQVRARRALARATADLPLGAAGRRLLGDGAHWYESWIEQADDAAFWDELRANEALDRVDIPILLFGGWQDLFLEQTLHQYTHLRGRGVPAALTVGAWTHTQLMTKGAPTVVRETLDWLGTHLGGGPESGRAPVRIEINNDGWHDLADWPPPMPEYVLFLRTTGQLSAAPPDPTAPPSVFTFDPTDPTPTVGGRLLSPQGGYRADRRLAERDDVLAFTGDPLPADLYVVGTPVVELAHSCDNPHRDLFVRLSEVDRKGRSRNVTDGFRRLTGEDGTVRLELDAVAHRFRAGSRLRVLVAGGSHPRFARNLGTGEPPISGSTTVPATHTVHHGRGGVSRLLLPAGPQPPSAH, encoded by the coding sequence ATGACGTCAACCGGTCCCGCGGTATTGCGCCGTTCCGTCGGCAACGCAATCAGCCGGCTGCTCTCCGTCCCCTCGCACACCAGTGGTTTCGCCGTCGAGCGCGGGGTGCGGGTGCCGATGCGCGACGGTGTCGACCTGATCGCCGACCACTACATCCCGGACACCCCGACCGCGTCGGGCACGTTGCTGGTGCGCGGACCGTACGGTCGCGGCTGGCCGTTCTCCCTGCTGTTCGCGGTCGTCTACGCGACGCGCGGGTACCACGTGGTGGTGCAGAGCGTGCGAGGCACATTCGGCTCCGGTGGCGAGTTCACCCCGATGGTCCACGAGAAGGACGACGGCGCCGACACGGCGGCCTGGCTGCGTGAACAACCCTGGTTCACCGGGTCTTTCGCCACCGTCGGGCTGTCCTACCTCGGGTTCACCCAGTGGGCGCTGCTCACCGACCCCCCGCCCGAACTCAAGGCCGCCGTGATCGCGGTCGGACCGCACGACTTCCGCGCGTCGTCGTGGGGCACCGGGTCGTTCTCGCTCAACGACTTCCTGGGCTGGAGCGACATGGTCGCCCGTCAGGAGGACACCCGGGGAATCGCGGCCCTGATCCGGCAGGTGCGGGCGCGCCGGGCACTGGCCCGCGCGACCGCCGACCTTCCGCTCGGTGCGGCCGGACGCCGACTCCTCGGCGACGGGGCGCACTGGTACGAGTCGTGGATCGAACAGGCCGACGACGCCGCGTTCTGGGACGAGTTGCGCGCCAACGAGGCGCTCGACCGCGTCGACATCCCGATCCTGCTGTTCGGCGGCTGGCAGGACCTGTTCCTCGAGCAGACCCTGCACCAGTACACCCATCTGCGGGGCCGGGGTGTGCCCGCCGCGCTGACCGTCGGGGCGTGGACGCATACGCAGCTGATGACGAAAGGCGCCCCCACGGTGGTGCGTGAGACGCTGGACTGGCTGGGCACCCACCTGGGCGGCGGCCCGGAATCCGGGCGCGCGCCGGTGCGCATCGAGATCAACAACGACGGGTGGCACGACCTCGCGGACTGGCCGCCGCCGATGCCCGAGTACGTGCTGTTCCTGCGCACCACCGGCCAATTGTCCGCGGCGCCACCGGATCCGACCGCACCGCCGTCGGTGTTCACCTTCGATCCGACCGACCCCACCCCGACCGTCGGCGGTCGGCTGCTGTCCCCGCAGGGCGGCTACCGCGCCGACCGGCGGCTGGCCGAACGCGATGACGTGCTCGCCTTCACCGGCGACCCGCTGCCCGCGGACCTCTACGTGGTGGGAACGCCCGTGGTCGAACTCGCGCACTCGTGCGACAACCCGCACCGCGATCTGTTCGTCCGCCTGTCCGAGGTGGACCGGAAAGGCCGCTCCCGCAACGTCACCGACGGGTTCCGGCGCCTGACGGGTGAGGACGGCACCGTGCGGCTCGAACTCGACGCGGTGGCCCACCGCTTCCGCGCGGGCTCGCGCCTGCGAGTCCTGGTCGCCGGCGGCTCGCATCCGCGGTTCGCCCGCAATCTCGGGACAGGTGAACCGCCGATCAGCGGGAGTACGACGGTCCCGGCCACCCACACGGTGCACCACGGGCGGGGCGGGGTGTCACGTCTGCTGCTGCCCGCGGGCCCGCAGCCCCCGTCAGCCCACTGA
- a CDS encoding DUF1802 family protein, translating into MSTPALKEWSAAVHAMLDGRQTVLLRKGGIGEKRFRVDADRFVLFPTVAHSHAERVRAEHRDLLDRAAADSTEEALTLRAGARVVAAVEVNRPEAVGELEPMHIWTAESVQADRLDFRPKHRLTVLVVQVSPLAEPVRIERTPQFGGCTSWVDLPVHPAWEPPVHDDATLAAIAESVRRSVG; encoded by the coding sequence GTGAGCACCCCGGCGCTCAAGGAGTGGAGCGCCGCCGTGCACGCGATGCTCGACGGCAGGCAGACCGTGCTGCTGCGCAAGGGCGGCATCGGTGAGAAGCGGTTCCGGGTGGATGCCGACCGATTCGTCTTGTTCCCGACGGTCGCCCACAGTCACGCCGAACGGGTGCGCGCCGAACACCGCGACCTCCTCGACCGGGCCGCCGCCGACAGCACCGAGGAGGCGTTGACGCTGCGCGCCGGCGCCAGAGTCGTCGCCGCAGTCGAGGTCAACCGCCCCGAGGCCGTCGGCGAACTCGAGCCGATGCACATCTGGACCGCCGAGTCGGTGCAGGCCGACCGTCTCGATTTCCGGCCGAAGCACCGGCTGACGGTGCTGGTGGTCCAGGTCAGCCCGCTGGCCGAGCCGGTGCGCATCGAACGCACCCCGCAATTCGGCGGCTGCACCAGCTGGGTGGACCTGCCGGTGCACCCGGCGTGGGAGCCGCCCGTGCACGACGACGCGACGCTCGCCGCGATCGCCGAGTCGGTGCGCCGCTCAGTGGGCTGA
- a CDS encoding DUF2277 domain-containing protein: protein MCRNITELRGLEPAATAEEIEAAARQYVRKVSGVTRPTAANAEAFETAVAEVTATTTRLLSRLPPRRQPPKSVPPLRRPEVRARLNPGLDRSSRAQA, encoded by the coding sequence ATGTGCCGAAACATCACCGAGCTGCGCGGCCTGGAGCCGGCGGCGACGGCTGAGGAGATCGAGGCGGCGGCCCGGCAGTACGTCCGGAAGGTCAGCGGGGTCACGCGTCCCACGGCCGCCAACGCCGAGGCGTTCGAGACGGCGGTCGCCGAGGTCACCGCGACGACGACGCGGCTGCTGTCGCGGCTGCCCCCACGCCGCCAGCCGCCCAAGAGCGTGCCGCCGCTGCGCCGCCCCGAGGTGCGCGCACGGCTCAACCCAGGGCTCGATCGCTCCTCGCGTGCGCAGGCGTGA